Proteins from one Catenuloplanes atrovinosus genomic window:
- a CDS encoding helix-turn-helix domain-containing protein, whose amino-acid sequence MAPAPSPIVRRRRLGQALRRLRETAGLTGDQVIERIGWASASKLSRLENGRSRPDLGDVLDLLDLYGVSGPSRDELIAITRDAGNTRAWLRAYPVMTPQQRDWAELEAGCVDIREYAPCHIPGLLQTPEYARLRLVSARPLANPGVDGQNPEALENQIHARIARQALLTRRLDAPRYDAVLEDTALTGRAGPPEILRGQAAHLRRIGSLPNVTIRILPNSATIANWYLVHTSFSMYRFADPQDPETVAVETLERDMFVNEPHEVRHYATVYDWLRDAALSPEDSMDWLTEAAETLHTAARPPGQRRPSEI is encoded by the coding sequence GTGGCCCCTGCCCCGAGCCCGATCGTGCGGCGACGCCGGCTCGGACAGGCGCTGCGTCGGCTGCGCGAGACCGCCGGCCTCACCGGCGACCAGGTCATCGAGCGGATCGGCTGGGCCTCCGCGTCCAAGCTCTCGCGCCTGGAGAACGGCCGCAGCCGCCCGGACCTCGGCGACGTGCTCGACCTGCTCGACCTCTACGGCGTGTCCGGCCCGTCCCGCGACGAGCTGATAGCGATCACGCGGGACGCCGGCAACACCCGCGCCTGGCTCCGGGCGTACCCGGTGATGACCCCGCAGCAACGCGACTGGGCCGAGTTGGAGGCCGGCTGCGTCGACATCCGGGAGTACGCGCCCTGCCACATCCCCGGCCTGCTCCAGACCCCGGAGTACGCGCGCCTCCGCCTGGTCTCCGCCCGCCCGCTGGCCAACCCCGGCGTCGACGGCCAGAACCCGGAGGCCCTGGAGAACCAGATCCACGCCCGCATCGCCCGCCAGGCCCTGCTCACCCGCCGCCTCGACGCGCCACGTTACGACGCGGTCCTCGAGGACACCGCGCTCACCGGCCGGGCCGGCCCACCCGAGATCCTCCGCGGCCAGGCGGCCCACCTCCGCCGCATCGGCTCCCTGCCCAACGTCACGATCCGCATCCTGCCGAACTCGGCCACCATCGCGAACTGGTACCTCGTCCACACCAGCTTCTCGATGTACCGTTTCGCCGACCCGCAGGACCCGGAGACGGTCGCCGTCGAAACCCTCGAACGGGACATGTTCGTCAACGAGCCCCACGAGGTCCGCCACTACGCCACCGTCTACGACTGGCTCCGCGACGCGGCCCTCTCCCCGGAGGACTCGATGGACTGGCTCACCGAGGCGGCGGAAACCCTGCACACGGCGGCCCGCCCACCGGGGCAGCGGCGGCCGTCGGAGATCTAG
- a CDS encoding ABC transporter ATP-binding protein: protein MTAVPVKESATAAVALSGVTKVYGRGSEAVLALDGLDLTVRPGEFVCLVGASGCGKSTLLSLVAGLDSPTGGSIEVAGGARPGLMFQESALFPWLSVGANVELPLKLRGLNRQQRRDKAAELLRTVHLGDFGRHRPHQLSGGMRQRVALARTLALDTPVLLMDEPFGALDAMTRDILHDELERIYLERQLTVLFVTHNVREAARLADRIVLLSSRPGRIIHETTVDAPRPRRIDAPEVAAIAADVTDRLRREVIRHGQ from the coding sequence GTGACGGCCGTGCCCGTGAAGGAGAGCGCGACCGCCGCGGTCGCGCTCTCCGGGGTGACCAAGGTCTACGGTCGCGGCAGTGAGGCGGTCCTGGCACTGGACGGCCTCGATCTCACGGTCCGGCCCGGCGAGTTCGTCTGCCTGGTCGGCGCGTCCGGCTGCGGCAAGAGCACGCTGCTCAGCCTGGTCGCCGGGCTCGACTCGCCCACCGGCGGCTCGATCGAGGTGGCCGGCGGCGCGCGGCCCGGTCTGATGTTCCAGGAGTCGGCGCTGTTCCCCTGGCTGAGCGTCGGCGCGAATGTGGAGCTGCCGCTCAAGCTGCGCGGGCTGAACCGGCAGCAGCGCCGGGACAAGGCCGCGGAGCTGCTGCGCACCGTGCACCTGGGCGACTTCGGCAGACACCGGCCGCACCAGCTCTCCGGCGGCATGCGGCAGCGGGTCGCGCTGGCCCGCACGCTGGCGCTGGACACGCCCGTGCTGCTGATGGACGAGCCGTTCGGCGCGCTGGACGCGATGACCCGGGACATCCTGCACGACGAGCTGGAGCGCATCTACCTGGAGCGCCAGCTGACCGTGCTGTTCGTGACGCACAACGTGCGCGAGGCCGCCCGGCTGGCGGACCGGATCGTGCTGCTCTCCAGCCGGCCCGGCCGGATCATCCACGAAACCACGGTCGACGCGCCGCGGCCCCGGCGCATCGACGCGCCCGAGGTCGCCGCGATCGCGGCCGACGTCACCGACCGGCTGCGCAGGGAGGTCATCCGCCATGGCCAGTGA
- a CDS encoding M16 family metallopeptidase, producing the protein MARRSNKIAATRYPVERLTLPNGLRVVLAPDRSAPVVGVAVVYDVGIRSEPEGRTGFAHLFEHLMFQGSANLEKLAHFRHVQGSGGTFNGSTHLDYTDYFEVLPSNALERALFLEADRMRGPRLTEENLRNQVDVVKEEIRVNVLNQPYGGFPWLTLPPVMFDTFPNAHDGYGSFTDLESATVADAADFFERYYAAGNAVLTVAGDIDVAETTALIERHFGSVPARPAPARPSFDEPDLTAERRKSYTDRLAPLPAVAAAWRVPDPVADFAGYLPYVVLAEVLTDGDASRLVERLVLKDRSVTSVGGYLGFMGEPFEVRDPTALLLQAHLPPGGDTDKLLRTVDEELDRLAQDGLAAGELARTQARMATHLLRDTDAVLSRTLRMAVLEQQRGEPGLLNELPVLLAEVTEEQIRAAAAALRPERRATIEVIPGAAR; encoded by the coding sequence GTGGCCCGGAGATCCAACAAAATAGCCGCGACGCGGTACCCGGTGGAGCGCCTCACGCTCCCGAACGGACTGCGCGTCGTCCTGGCCCCCGACCGCAGCGCACCCGTGGTCGGCGTGGCCGTCGTCTACGACGTGGGCATCCGCTCCGAACCCGAGGGGCGCACCGGTTTCGCCCACCTCTTCGAGCACCTGATGTTCCAGGGCTCGGCGAACCTGGAGAAGCTGGCGCACTTCCGGCACGTGCAGGGATCCGGCGGTACGTTCAACGGCTCCACCCACCTCGACTACACGGACTACTTCGAGGTGCTGCCGAGCAACGCGCTCGAGCGGGCGCTGTTCCTCGAGGCGGACCGGATGCGCGGCCCCCGGCTCACCGAGGAGAACCTGCGCAACCAGGTCGACGTGGTCAAGGAGGAGATCCGCGTCAACGTGCTGAACCAGCCGTACGGCGGGTTCCCCTGGCTGACGCTGCCGCCGGTCATGTTCGACACGTTCCCGAACGCGCACGACGGGTACGGCTCCTTCACCGACCTGGAGAGCGCCACCGTCGCGGACGCGGCCGACTTCTTCGAGCGGTACTACGCGGCCGGTAACGCGGTGCTCACCGTGGCCGGCGACATCGACGTGGCCGAGACGACCGCGCTGATCGAGCGGCACTTCGGCAGCGTGCCCGCGCGGCCCGCCCCGGCGCGCCCGTCGTTCGACGAGCCCGACCTGACCGCGGAGCGGCGGAAGTCGTACACGGACCGCCTGGCGCCGCTGCCCGCGGTGGCCGCGGCCTGGCGGGTGCCGGACCCGGTCGCCGACTTCGCCGGCTACCTGCCATACGTGGTGCTCGCCGAGGTACTCACCGACGGCGACGCGTCCCGGCTGGTCGAGCGCCTGGTGCTGAAGGACCGCTCGGTCACCAGCGTCGGCGGCTATCTCGGCTTCATGGGCGAGCCGTTCGAGGTACGCGACCCCACCGCGCTGCTGCTCCAGGCGCACCTGCCACCGGGCGGCGACACGGACAAGCTGCTCCGCACGGTCGACGAGGAGCTGGACCGGCTGGCCCAGGACGGCCTGGCCGCGGGAGAACTGGCCCGCACCCAGGCGCGGATGGCCACCCACCTGCTGCGCGACACGGACGCGGTGCTCAGCCGTACCCTCCGGATGGCCGTGCTGGAACAGCAGCGTGGCGAGCCCGGCCTGCTCAACGAGCTGCCCGTGCTGCTCGCCGAGGTCACCGAGGAGCAGATCCGCGCGGCCGCGGCCGCGCTCCGGCCGGAGCGCCGGGCCACCATCGAGGTCATTCCGGGAGCGGCGCGGTGA
- a CDS encoding ABC transporter permease translates to MASDTLSSTGAPKTDAISGLDALEIASREKGPSRASRIWFQTWPKLTAIALAVLIWQIVVWSGWKPVWTLPGPDRVFPDLWNYVRSEAFWSGVGTTARRAGVGFAAAVVVGLVLGLAVSSSRILRAAIGSMITALQTMPSIAWFPLAIMLYQLSEQAIFFVVVLGAAPSIANGVIHGVDYVPPLLRRAGHNIGARGINLYRYVIAPAALPAIVAGLKQGWAFAWRSLMAGELLVVIATKTSIGAQLQYARELSDTERLISIMIAILVFGLLADAAFGAADRAIRRRWGLLDRNS, encoded by the coding sequence ATGGCCAGTGACACGCTCAGCTCGACGGGCGCGCCGAAGACCGACGCGATCTCCGGGCTCGACGCGCTCGAGATCGCCAGCCGGGAGAAGGGGCCGTCCCGGGCCAGCAGGATCTGGTTCCAGACCTGGCCGAAGCTCACCGCGATCGCGCTCGCCGTCCTGATCTGGCAGATCGTGGTCTGGTCCGGGTGGAAGCCGGTCTGGACGCTGCCCGGCCCGGACCGGGTGTTCCCGGACCTCTGGAACTACGTGCGGTCCGAGGCGTTCTGGTCCGGCGTGGGCACCACCGCGCGGCGGGCCGGCGTCGGCTTCGCGGCCGCGGTCGTCGTCGGCCTGGTGCTCGGCCTCGCGGTCTCCAGCAGCAGAATCCTGCGGGCCGCGATCGGCTCGATGATCACCGCGTTGCAGACCATGCCGTCGATCGCCTGGTTCCCGCTGGCCATCATGCTCTACCAGCTCAGCGAGCAGGCGATCTTCTTCGTGGTGGTGCTCGGCGCCGCGCCCTCGATCGCGAACGGCGTGATCCACGGCGTCGACTACGTGCCGCCGCTGCTGCGCCGTGCCGGGCACAACATCGGCGCGCGCGGGATCAACCTCTACCGGTACGTGATCGCGCCGGCCGCGCTGCCCGCCATCGTCGCCGGGCTCAAGCAGGGCTGGGCGTTCGCCTGGCGCAGCCTGATGGCCGGCGAGCTGCTGGTGGTGATCGCGACCAAGACGTCGATCGGCGCGCAGCTGCAGTACGCGCGCGAGCTCAGCGACACCGAACGGCTCATCTCCATCATGATCGCGATCCTGGTCTTCGGCCTGCTCGCGGACGCCGCGTTCGGCGCCGCGGACCGGGCCATCCGGCGCCGCTGGGGACTGCTGGACCGCAACAGCTAA
- a CDS encoding ABC transporter substrate-binding protein, whose product MSSLRLRTLAAAVALATATVGALAACGSSDEAAGADGGPVTLRLGYFPNITHASAVVGVEKGIFQDKLGSNVTLETKTFNAGPAAVEALFSDAIDATYIGPNPTVNAHSKSNGEAVRVVSGSASGGVALVVKPDINGVEDLKGKKIATPQLGNTQDVAFRYWLKEKGLTATKEGGGDVSIVPQENAQTVETFRSGAIQGAWVPEPFVSRLVNEGGKVLVDERDLWPDGKFVITNLIVSTKFLKAHPDVVKALVAGQVAANDYLHANEADSQKAISDHIGKITGKPLDLELIAQAWKTIEFTNDPIASSLKTGLDHAVAVELTQPVDLNGLYDLSYLNEALKAAGQPEVAQP is encoded by the coding sequence ATGAGCTCTCTTCGGCTGCGAACCCTGGCCGCCGCCGTGGCACTCGCCACGGCCACCGTGGGCGCGCTCGCCGCCTGCGGCAGCTCCGACGAGGCCGCCGGCGCGGACGGTGGTCCGGTCACGCTGCGGCTCGGATACTTCCCGAACATCACGCACGCCTCCGCCGTCGTGGGCGTGGAAAAGGGCATCTTCCAGGACAAGCTCGGCAGCAACGTCACGCTCGAGACCAAGACCTTCAACGCCGGCCCGGCCGCGGTGGAGGCGCTGTTCTCGGACGCGATCGACGCCACCTACATCGGGCCGAACCCGACCGTCAACGCGCACTCGAAGTCGAACGGCGAGGCGGTCCGGGTGGTCTCCGGCTCCGCGTCCGGCGGCGTCGCGCTGGTGGTCAAGCCGGACATCAACGGCGTCGAGGACCTCAAGGGCAAGAAGATCGCCACGCCGCAGCTGGGCAACACGCAGGACGTGGCGTTCCGCTACTGGCTGAAGGAGAAGGGCCTCACCGCCACCAAGGAGGGCGGGGGCGACGTCTCGATCGTGCCGCAGGAGAACGCGCAGACCGTGGAGACGTTCCGCAGCGGCGCGATCCAGGGCGCGTGGGTGCCGGAGCCGTTCGTCTCCCGGCTGGTCAACGAGGGCGGCAAGGTCCTGGTCGACGAGCGCGACCTGTGGCCGGACGGCAAGTTCGTGATCACGAACCTGATCGTCAGCACCAAGTTCCTCAAGGCGCACCCGGACGTGGTCAAGGCGCTGGTCGCGGGCCAGGTGGCGGCGAACGACTACCTGCACGCCAACGAGGCGGACTCGCAGAAGGCGATCTCCGACCACATCGGCAAGATCACCGGAAAGCCGCTGGACCTGGAGCTGATCGCGCAGGCCTGGAAGACGATCGAGTTCACCAACGACCCGATCGCGTCCTCGCTCAAGACCGGCCTGGACCACGCCGTCGCGGTGGAGCTCACCCAGCCGGTCGACCTGAACGGCCTCTACGACCTGTCGTACCTGAACGAGGCCCTGAAGGCCGCCGGACAGCCCGAGGTCGCACAGCCGTGA
- the nudC gene encoding NAD(+) diphosphatase, whose translation MTQERPGPPLARTTLDRSAHRRRDAAWLASAWERARVLVLDTRAGGRTLISDDHRLVLFTPESAPDVDPAARMFLGEEPDGGPVFAIDAPLPTVPGATPANLRDVGHQLDDRDAGLMTTALALANWHAAYGFAPGTGNATRAHEAGWSRIDDGGKQVWPRTDPAMIVLVHDGVPGPDGRCLLGNNAAWAGAPDIRRFSCLAGYVEPGESAEAAVIREVAEEVGLPISRVSYVASQPWPFPGSLMLGFNAIADPSLPVTVDPEEIVEARWFTRREIGTIFDGGEVLTHDGRRVGLPMGASIAHYLIVTWLSS comes from the coding sequence GTGACGCAGGAACGCCCGGGCCCGCCGCTGGCACGCACCACGCTGGACCGCTCCGCCCACCGGCGGCGCGACGCCGCATGGCTTGCCTCCGCCTGGGAGCGGGCCCGGGTGCTGGTGCTCGACACCCGCGCCGGGGGCCGCACGCTGATCTCCGACGACCACCGCCTGGTCCTGTTCACGCCGGAGAGCGCGCCGGACGTCGACCCCGCCGCCCGGATGTTCCTCGGCGAGGAGCCGGACGGCGGCCCGGTCTTCGCCATCGACGCGCCGCTCCCCACGGTCCCCGGCGCCACCCCCGCCAACCTCCGCGACGTCGGCCACCAACTGGACGACCGCGACGCCGGCCTGATGACCACCGCGCTCGCGCTGGCGAACTGGCACGCGGCCTACGGCTTCGCGCCCGGCACCGGCAACGCCACCCGCGCCCACGAGGCCGGCTGGAGCCGCATCGACGACGGCGGCAAGCAGGTGTGGCCACGCACCGACCCCGCCATGATCGTCCTGGTCCACGACGGCGTACCCGGCCCCGACGGCCGCTGCCTGCTCGGCAACAACGCGGCCTGGGCCGGCGCGCCCGACATCCGGCGCTTCTCCTGCCTCGCCGGCTACGTCGAGCCCGGCGAGTCCGCGGAGGCCGCGGTGATCAGGGAGGTGGCGGAGGAGGTCGGCCTGCCGATCAGCCGCGTCTCGTACGTCGCCAGCCAGCCGTGGCCGTTCCCGGGCTCGCTGATGCTGGGCTTCAACGCCATCGCGGACCCGTCCCTACCGGTCACGGTCGACCCGGAGGAGATCGTCGAGGCCCGGTGGTTCACCCGCCGCGAGATCGGAACCATCTTCGACGGCGGCGAGGTGCTGACGCACGACGGGCGCCGGGTCGGGCTCCCGATGGGCGCCTCCATCGCCCACTACCTCATCGTCACCTGGCTCTCCTCCTAA
- a CDS encoding M16 family metallopeptidase, translating into MSPTTVKPVKVPAIVTELPALGPATTLHLPKEAEATLPNGLTVIAIRRPSVPLVEVRLRIPFGKAHPARAAMLAQTILSGTDTMTSVEIAAALQTVGGGLSAGVDPDRLLLAGNGLVSGLGRILELLGEVLTAARYPAEEVATERARLVDHIQVAQSQPQHVARTALLRRIYGRHPYANQLPEPEQVKAVRPAQLRALHSERVRPAGATLVLVGDIQPAKAIDTAEQILGGWAIGGDVPASKWELPAVPSLVPGPLMVVDRPESVQSSLRMALPAVHRTHPDHAALLLANLIFGGYFSSRWVENIREDKGYTYGPHSAIEHLVAGSSLTVAADVATEVTGPAMLETLYELGRLASLPPGAEELEQARQYALGSLRLGVATQAGLAGLAVTYAGAGLRLDHLAEHSARLAAVTMDEVAAAAATYLAPARAVTVVLGDAERIAAPLAALTPIEKAQP; encoded by the coding sequence GTGAGTCCGACCACAGTGAAGCCGGTCAAGGTTCCGGCGATCGTGACCGAGCTGCCCGCTTTGGGCCCGGCGACCACGCTGCACCTGCCCAAGGAGGCCGAGGCGACGCTGCCGAACGGGCTGACCGTGATCGCGATCCGGCGGCCGTCCGTGCCGCTGGTCGAGGTGCGGCTGCGCATCCCGTTCGGCAAGGCGCACCCGGCCCGCGCCGCCATGCTCGCGCAGACCATCCTGTCCGGCACCGACACCATGACGTCCGTGGAGATCGCGGCCGCGCTGCAGACCGTCGGCGGCGGGCTCAGCGCGGGCGTCGACCCGGACCGGCTGCTGCTCGCCGGAAACGGTCTGGTCAGCGGCCTGGGCCGGATTCTGGAGCTGCTCGGCGAGGTGCTCACCGCGGCCCGCTACCCGGCCGAGGAGGTCGCCACCGAGCGCGCCCGCCTGGTCGACCACATCCAGGTCGCGCAGAGCCAGCCGCAGCACGTGGCCCGCACCGCGCTGCTCCGGCGGATCTACGGCCGGCATCCGTACGCGAACCAGCTGCCCGAGCCGGAGCAGGTCAAGGCCGTCCGGCCGGCCCAGCTGCGCGCGCTGCACTCCGAGCGGGTCCGCCCGGCCGGCGCCACGCTGGTGCTGGTCGGCGACATCCAGCCGGCCAAGGCGATCGACACCGCGGAGCAGATCCTCGGCGGCTGGGCGATCGGCGGCGACGTGCCCGCGTCCAAGTGGGAGCTGCCGGCCGTACCGTCGCTGGTCCCCGGTCCTCTGATGGTCGTCGACCGGCCGGAGTCGGTGCAGTCGTCGCTGCGGATGGCGCTGCCCGCGGTGCACCGCACGCATCCCGACCACGCCGCGCTGCTGCTCGCCAACCTGATCTTCGGCGGCTACTTCTCGTCCCGCTGGGTGGAGAACATCCGGGAGGACAAGGGGTACACGTACGGCCCGCACTCCGCGATCGAGCACCTGGTCGCCGGTTCCTCCCTCACGGTCGCGGCGGACGTGGCCACCGAGGTCACCGGCCCCGCGATGCTGGAGACGCTGTACGAGCTGGGCCGCCTCGCCAGCCTGCCGCCCGGCGCGGAGGAACTGGAGCAGGCCCGGCAGTACGCGCTGGGCAGCCTCCGGCTCGGCGTCGCCACCCAGGCCGGGCTCGCCGGGCTGGCCGTCACCTACGCCGGCGCCGGCCTGCGGCTGGACCACCTGGCCGAGCACTCCGCCCGGCTCGCCGCGGTCACCATGGACGAGGTCGCCGCCGCGGCCGCCACCTACCTGGCCCCGGCCCGCGCGGTCACGGTCGTGCTCGGCGACGCCGAGCGGATCGCGGCCCCGCTCGCCGCCCTCACCCCGATCGAGAAAGCACAACCGTGA